The Gemmata palustris genome includes a region encoding these proteins:
- a CDS encoding serine/threonine protein kinase has translation MADINTTLAGYRLRSLLQTGQTSQVFEVVELQSNRHFAMKVLLPEAAEKPEQRRALFNEAEIGVKLTHANVIRIVKVNRAKDTPHFIMEFFPSGSLRLRVQAKDFTFIREHARKIFKGAATGLAYMNASGYVHRDVKPDNILVNSLGDTKMIDFAISKPIPTGFAKWFYRKSKPQGTPSFMSPEQISDEMPDGRSDIYSYGCTLYELTTGRPPFRGTSMNDLLGRHFTEKPSGPAMYNPDLTDEFSAFVLKLLAKKKTDRPANFHEVLIELRKVKQIYKSVVEKDVEEM, from the coding sequence ATGGCGGATATTAACACGACGCTCGCCGGTTACCGCTTGCGCTCGCTGCTCCAGACCGGTCAGACGTCGCAAGTGTTCGAGGTCGTGGAGTTGCAGAGTAACCGGCACTTCGCGATGAAGGTTCTGCTGCCGGAAGCGGCGGAGAAACCCGAGCAACGTCGCGCGCTGTTCAACGAGGCCGAAATCGGGGTCAAGTTGACGCACGCGAACGTGATCCGCATCGTCAAAGTGAACCGCGCCAAGGACACGCCCCACTTCATCATGGAGTTTTTCCCCTCGGGTAGTCTTCGGCTGCGCGTCCAGGCCAAGGACTTCACGTTCATCAGGGAACACGCGCGAAAGATCTTTAAGGGTGCTGCGACCGGATTGGCGTACATGAACGCGAGCGGGTACGTTCACCGCGACGTGAAGCCGGACAACATTCTGGTGAACTCACTCGGTGACACAAAGATGATCGACTTCGCCATCTCCAAGCCGATCCCCACCGGCTTCGCGAAATGGTTCTACCGAAAGAGTAAACCGCAGGGCACGCCGAGTTTCATGAGCCCCGAACAAATCAGCGACGAGATGCCGGACGGTCGGTCGGACATCTACAGTTACGGCTGCACCCTGTACGAACTGACGACCGGCCGGCCGCCGTTTCGCGGCACGTCGATGAACGACTTGCTCGGTCGACACTTTACAGAAAAACCGTCCGGGCCGGCGATGTACAACCCGGATCTCACCGATGAGTTCTCCGCATTCGTTCTGAAGTTACTGGCGAAGAAGAAGACCGATCGCCCCGCTAATTTTCACGAAGTTTTGATTGAATTGCGCAAGGTTAAGCAGATTTACAAGTCAGTTGTGGAGAAAGACGTCGAGGAAATGTAG
- a CDS encoding sugar phosphate isomerase/epimerase family protein gives MLSRKLDRRSFLATTAATTVGLLTTRTASAVEDFAGFAVGVQTYTFRNFDLEQMLKRTKELGLKSGEFYAKHIPIESPPEKLKAILALCKEYDVTPMGFGVVGFSKNHEANKKLFDFGKSIGVKYLSADPSMDSFDSLDKLCEEYKIAIAIHPHGPVGEGKRHRWWSAEQILKAVKDHHKLIGTCLDTGHLIRMATLGEKLDPAEQVKVMGDRNFALHLKDHDNKKDTDVPFGDPTGVLDVPAVLKALKAVKFAGHIAIEYEANADNPSPDMKKCVAFVKEAAAKIA, from the coding sequence ATGCTGTCGCGAAAGCTGGATCGCCGATCATTCCTCGCCACAACTGCGGCTACGACCGTCGGACTGTTAACCACTCGGACCGCATCGGCCGTAGAGGATTTCGCCGGGTTCGCAGTCGGCGTGCAGACCTACACGTTCCGCAACTTCGACCTGGAACAGATGCTGAAGCGGACAAAGGAACTCGGGCTAAAGTCGGGCGAGTTCTACGCCAAACACATCCCGATCGAGAGCCCGCCCGAGAAACTCAAAGCGATTCTCGCACTGTGCAAGGAATACGATGTAACGCCGATGGGGTTCGGGGTCGTCGGGTTCAGCAAGAACCACGAGGCGAACAAGAAGCTGTTCGACTTCGGCAAATCGATCGGTGTGAAGTACCTGAGCGCTGATCCGTCGATGGACAGTTTCGACAGCCTCGACAAACTGTGCGAAGAGTACAAGATCGCCATTGCGATTCACCCGCACGGGCCGGTCGGGGAAGGGAAGCGCCATCGGTGGTGGTCGGCAGAGCAGATTCTGAAGGCGGTCAAGGATCACCACAAACTCATCGGCACCTGCCTCGATACCGGACACCTCATCCGCATGGCCACGCTGGGGGAAAAGCTCGATCCGGCTGAACAGGTTAAGGTTATGGGCGATCGCAACTTCGCCTTGCACCTCAAGGACCACGACAACAAGAAGGACACCGATGTGCCGTTCGGTGACCCGACCGGTGTGCTCGATGTGCCCGCGGTGCTGAAGGCGCTCAAAGCCGTGAAATTCGCCGGACACATTGCGATCGAATACGAAGCAAACGCCGATAACCCGTCACCGGACATGAAGAAGTGCGTCGCGTTCGTTAAAGAGGCGGCCGCGAAGATCGCCTGA
- a CDS encoding ferredoxin--NADP reductase: protein MTAEEITELRQRRYNATVVSLKLLNPDLMVLRVKPDFPRPPHHPGQYCTLGLGYWERRTEGCQLEALGAGDETKVVRRAYSISSSIYGEPGRLMRLEDNDWLEFYIVLVRENADGRVPALTPRLFSLGEGDRIQIGERITGHYTLDPVKPGDNVIFLGTGTGEAPHNYMTWELLSRGHTGKIVNACCVRYARDLGYRDTHNHLMGQFPNYIYLALTTREPGATRKVYIQDLITSGELEERIGELLDPAKTHVFLCGNPKMIGVPHRDRETGTLTYPQPVGVIEVLEARGFKADIAAVKLKGNVHFEEYW from the coding sequence ATGACGGCTGAGGAAATCACCGAACTGCGACAACGGCGGTACAACGCGACCGTCGTATCACTGAAGCTCCTGAACCCCGATCTGATGGTCCTTCGAGTCAAACCGGACTTTCCCCGCCCACCGCACCACCCGGGGCAATACTGCACGCTCGGTTTGGGCTACTGGGAACGGCGCACGGAAGGTTGCCAGCTCGAAGCGCTCGGTGCCGGGGACGAGACGAAAGTCGTCCGCCGGGCCTATTCGATTAGCTCTTCGATTTACGGCGAACCCGGGCGCCTCATGCGCCTGGAAGACAACGACTGGCTCGAGTTTTACATTGTACTTGTGCGCGAGAACGCGGACGGTCGCGTGCCGGCGCTGACCCCGCGATTGTTCTCACTCGGTGAAGGCGATCGCATTCAGATCGGCGAGCGGATTACGGGGCACTACACGCTCGACCCGGTGAAACCCGGGGATAATGTGATCTTCCTCGGCACCGGGACCGGCGAAGCGCCCCACAACTACATGACGTGGGAGCTTCTCAGCCGCGGTCACACGGGGAAGATCGTCAATGCGTGCTGCGTGCGGTACGCTCGCGATCTCGGCTACCGTGATACGCACAACCACCTGATGGGGCAGTTCCCGAACTACATCTACCTCGCGCTGACAACGCGCGAGCCGGGAGCCACGCGAAAGGTTTACATCCAGGATCTGATTACGAGTGGGGAACTCGAAGAGCGAATCGGCGAACTTCTCGACCCGGCAAAAACGCACGTATTCTTGTGTGGCAACCCGAAGATGATTGGCGTGCCACACCGGGATCGGGAAACCGGAACTCTGACGTATCCGCAGCCCGTTGGTGTGATCGAGGTACTGGAGGCGCGCGGCTTCAAAGCCGATATTGCAGCAGTGAAGCTCAAGGGCAATGTTCACTTTGAAGAATACTGGTAA
- a CDS encoding VIT and vWA domain-containing protein, with product MRFLRSTLAVLVAALASASSASASGILIPEDKKLPPLAMVNHKVTVAIDEQVAITTVEQTFRNHTDRNLEATYLFPVPKGASVDKFTMWVDGKEMGGELLDAKHAHKVYTDIVRRTQDPGLLEYLGNSLLRLSVFPVPPKGDQKIKISYKFVAQKDGNVVEYIYPLKTDGKATRTLEQFSVNLTIKSRHAVQNVYSPTHAITTTRKGDREVNVAFERNQAILDKDFQLYYGFGDQDIGLTPLLYKPITSEDGYFMFLVSPQVEAEKKRVPRDLVLVLDTSSSMSDIKMQQAKKALKFCLTQLKAEDRFAILKFSTSVMPFRDKLVEANKDYLEAANKWVDGLKTSGGTAIWPALDQALGMRSDDPSRPFTMVFFTDGQPTVDETNPDKIVKNVMGKNSGNTRIFTFGVGDDVNAAMLDQLADSTRAIATYVREAEDIESKVASLYAKISNPVLTDVKLATTGGIQLHEIYPPKLPDLFQGTQLVVIGRYTGNGHSAIKLTGMVGKEKQEFVYELNFPPKTESDTGKDFVEPLWARRKVGYILDQIRVNGEKKELIDEVVALAKRYGIATPYTSHLVVPDGAMPVVPPTVRPGDPKLPRPVTFPAAPIAGGGLGAASGILAGPGGAPQRVEDFAKNQAAGDKGDGKSGLAGNRGIMTEQQVKEAVDKVKAEKDPTARAKMTEELMRYQAQKKTWDDADRALKGGKSGYQTGQLGVDLSCAANNLRNQDRVSLTANRQVYGRNCLEIGGVWIDDAYKADTKSVTVKAQSDAYFRILEKHPQIKDVYRLGNHVVWMTPSGTALVVDLNGGKETLEDSEIDALFVKK from the coding sequence ATGCGGTTCCTGCGATCCACACTCGCCGTACTCGTCGCAGCGCTCGCGAGCGCCAGTTCCGCGTCCGCGTCGGGGATACTGATCCCCGAAGACAAGAAGCTCCCGCCCCTCGCGATGGTAAACCACAAGGTGACAGTCGCCATCGACGAACAGGTGGCGATCACCACCGTCGAGCAGACGTTCCGCAACCACACCGACCGCAACCTCGAAGCCACGTACCTGTTTCCGGTGCCCAAAGGGGCGAGCGTGGACAAGTTCACCATGTGGGTGGACGGCAAAGAGATGGGCGGCGAGCTCCTCGACGCCAAACACGCACACAAGGTTTACACCGACATCGTTCGGCGCACCCAAGACCCCGGGCTGCTCGAATACCTGGGGAACAGCCTGCTCCGGTTGAGCGTCTTCCCGGTGCCGCCGAAGGGCGATCAGAAGATCAAAATCAGCTACAAGTTCGTGGCGCAGAAGGACGGGAACGTCGTCGAGTACATCTACCCGCTCAAGACCGATGGCAAAGCCACCCGCACGCTCGAACAGTTCTCGGTGAACCTCACCATCAAGTCCCGGCACGCGGTCCAGAACGTGTACAGCCCGACGCACGCGATCACGACCACGCGCAAAGGCGACCGGGAAGTGAACGTCGCGTTCGAGCGCAACCAGGCGATTCTCGACAAGGATTTTCAGCTCTACTACGGCTTCGGCGACCAGGACATTGGGCTCACGCCGCTCCTCTACAAGCCGATCACCAGTGAGGACGGCTACTTCATGTTCCTGGTGTCGCCGCAAGTCGAAGCCGAAAAGAAGCGCGTCCCGCGCGACCTCGTGCTCGTGCTCGATACGTCGAGCAGCATGTCGGACATCAAGATGCAGCAAGCGAAGAAGGCGCTCAAGTTCTGCCTGACACAACTAAAGGCGGAAGACCGGTTCGCGATCCTGAAGTTCTCCACAAGCGTTATGCCATTCCGAGACAAACTCGTGGAGGCCAACAAGGACTATTTGGAAGCCGCAAACAAGTGGGTTGATGGGCTGAAGACCAGTGGCGGCACCGCGATTTGGCCCGCCCTCGACCAAGCCCTGGGGATGCGCTCGGACGACCCGTCGCGGCCGTTCACAATGGTATTTTTCACCGACGGTCAGCCGACTGTGGACGAAACGAACCCGGACAAGATCGTGAAAAATGTGATGGGGAAGAACAGCGGAAACACCCGCATCTTCACTTTTGGTGTGGGCGATGACGTGAACGCCGCGATGCTCGACCAGCTCGCCGATTCGACGCGCGCCATCGCGACTTACGTTCGCGAAGCCGAGGACATCGAATCGAAAGTTGCCAGCCTGTACGCGAAGATCAGTAACCCAGTTCTGACCGACGTGAAGCTCGCCACGACCGGCGGTATCCAACTCCACGAGATTTACCCGCCGAAACTCCCGGACTTGTTCCAGGGCACACAACTGGTCGTGATCGGTCGTTACACCGGCAACGGCCACTCCGCGATCAAACTCACCGGGATGGTGGGGAAGGAGAAGCAGGAGTTCGTTTACGAATTGAACTTCCCGCCCAAAACCGAGAGCGACACCGGTAAGGACTTCGTCGAACCGTTGTGGGCGCGCCGCAAGGTCGGGTACATCCTCGATCAGATCCGCGTGAATGGCGAAAAGAAGGAACTGATCGACGAAGTTGTGGCGCTGGCGAAGCGGTACGGGATCGCAACTCCGTACACGAGCCACCTCGTGGTGCCGGACGGCGCGATGCCGGTGGTCCCGCCGACCGTTCGGCCTGGTGATCCGAAGTTGCCGCGCCCGGTCACGTTCCCGGCTGCCCCGATTGCCGGGGGCGGCTTGGGTGCCGCGTCGGGTATCCTCGCCGGTCCGGGCGGGGCGCCGCAGCGCGTTGAAGACTTCGCAAAAAATCAGGCCGCTGGCGACAAGGGCGATGGCAAGAGCGGACTCGCGGGGAACCGCGGCATCATGACCGAGCAGCAAGTCAAGGAAGCCGTCGACAAGGTCAAAGCGGAGAAAGATCCGACCGCCCGAGCGAAGATGACCGAAGAGTTGATGCGGTATCAGGCCCAGAAAAAGACATGGGACGATGCCGATCGTGCGCTCAAGGGAGGGAAGAGCGGCTACCAGACGGGGCAGCTCGGCGTGGACCTCTCGTGTGCGGCAAACAACCTCCGCAACCAGGACCGCGTGAGCCTGACCGCGAACCGGCAAGTTTACGGCCGAAACTGCTTGGAAATCGGCGGTGTGTGGATCGATGATGCGTACAAGGCCGACACGAAATCGGTGACTGTGAAGGCCCAGAGCGATGCGTACTTCCGCATCCTCGAAAAGCACCCGCAAATCAAAGACGTGTACCGGCTCGGGAACCACGTTGTTTGGATGACACCGAGCGGTACGGCACTTGTCGTTGACCTGAACGGCGGCAAAGAAACGCTAGAAGACAGTGAAATCGACGCACTGTTCGTCAAGAAGTAG
- a CDS encoding acetyl-CoA carboxylase carboxyltransferase subunit alpha — MVPEPLPFEQDIHDLEVELARLEAGPDTEGASETVKKIRKDLAALKKQKYANLTAWETILVSRHRDRPQFLDYVDMVFEEFVELHGDRAIGDDRAIRTGFARLDGQKVMLIGHQKGKTLAERQQCYYGCAHPEGYRKALAKMRLAAKYRIPIVCLIDTPGAFPGIGAEERGQAQLIATSILEMTKLATPIVCVVIGEGGSGGALGIGVGDAVGMLQHAYYSVISPEGCAGILWKVATDESKPRAADALKLTAADLKGFGVIDTIVSEPLGGAHRDPRAMATSLKTHLSRELRGLVTQTDDALLAGRYDKFRRMGLFA; from the coding sequence ATGGTTCCCGAGCCGTTACCGTTCGAGCAAGACATTCACGACCTCGAGGTAGAACTCGCCCGACTTGAGGCCGGTCCAGATACAGAAGGCGCGAGCGAAACGGTAAAGAAAATCCGTAAAGACCTAGCTGCGCTCAAGAAGCAAAAGTACGCAAATCTGACCGCCTGGGAAACGATCCTTGTATCACGCCACCGCGACCGCCCGCAGTTTCTCGATTACGTGGACATGGTGTTCGAGGAGTTCGTCGAACTCCACGGCGACCGCGCGATCGGTGATGACCGTGCAATTCGCACCGGTTTCGCGCGATTGGACGGCCAAAAGGTCATGCTGATCGGCCACCAAAAAGGGAAAACTCTCGCGGAACGGCAACAGTGTTACTACGGGTGCGCTCACCCAGAAGGATACCGGAAAGCGCTCGCCAAAATGCGCCTCGCGGCAAAGTACCGCATCCCGATCGTGTGTCTGATTGACACCCCTGGTGCATTTCCTGGGATCGGGGCCGAAGAACGCGGTCAGGCTCAGCTCATTGCAACCAGCATTCTGGAAATGACAAAACTGGCGACGCCAATCGTGTGCGTTGTCATTGGTGAAGGCGGATCGGGTGGCGCGCTGGGCATCGGCGTCGGGGACGCGGTCGGGATGCTCCAGCACGCCTACTACTCGGTAATCAGCCCAGAAGGTTGCGCAGGTATTTTGTGGAAGGTCGCAACGGACGAATCAAAGCCTCGAGCCGCAGACGCTCTAAAACTGACGGCGGCGGACCTGAAAGGATTCGGTGTCATTGACACAATTGTGTCGGAACCGCTCGGCGGTGCTCACCGTGATCCGCGTGCGATGGCGACGTCACTGAAGACACATCTCTCTCGTGAGTTGCGCGGATTGGTAACGCAGACTGACGACGCACTTTTAGCAGGTCGTTACGACAAGTTTCGTCGTATGGGTTTGTTTGCATAG